The Fibrobacter sp. UWB5 genome segment GGACTTACTCATCTTTTCGCCACCATTTACGAGCCACCAGCCGTGGGCGAGGATATGCTGCGGGAGCGGAATGTCGAGAGCCATGAGCATGGTCGGCCAGTACACGCTGTGAGTCGTCAAGATGTCCTTACCAATCAGGTGGTAAGTGGCGGGCCAGATCGGCGTGCCGTCGGCATAAGTCTTGTGGAAGGCGGTGGAGGCGCTCACGTAGTTGAGGAGGGCGTCGAACCACACGTAGGTCACGTAATCGGTGTCGAAGGGCAGCGGAATGCCCCAGCTGAGGCGTGCCTTCGGGCGGCTGATGCACAGGTCGTTCAGCGGCTGACGCAGGAATCCGCGGATTTCGTTCCAGCGGTAGTCCGGCACGATCCAGTCCTTGTGGCTTTCGAGGAAGTCAATCAGCTTCTGCTGGTAAGAACCCATCTTGAAGAAGTAGTTCTTTTCCTTGAGCCATTCCACCGGGCGGTGGCTGATGGGGTCGCACTTGTTCTCGTCAAGTTCGTCTTCGCTGAAGAAGCGTTCTTCGCCCACGGAGTACCAGCCCTCGTATTCCTTCGAGTAGATTTCACCCTTGTCCCAGAGCTTCTGCAGGCATTCCTGCACAAAAGCCTTGTGTTCGGGCATCGTGGTGCGGATAAAGAAGTCGTTACCGATACCCATCTTCTTCCACAGGTCTTCGAAACGGTGGTAGTATTCATCCACGTGTTCCTGCGGAGTCACGCCACGCTTGTCGGCAGCACGCTGCACCTTCTGGCCGTGTTCATCGGTACCGGTTAAGAAGAAGGTCTGGTAGCCCAGAATCTTGTGGAAACGGGTGAGAATGTCGGCCAAGACCGTGGTGTAGGAATGCCCAATATGCGGGGCGTCATTCACGTAGTAAATCGGGGTAGTAACGTAAAAATTTTTCATGGCCACAAATGTAGAAATTTTTTGTTATATTTGCCACCGAATTTGCCTGGATAGGACTATCCAGAGACCACCCGAAACGCGTCTGGGTGGCTTTTTTGTTGGCCTAGGCGTCGGTTCGATTCCGACACAAAAACCTTGATACTCCGACACAGCTTCGCATCGAAAACCTGACCCCAAGGAGGTCTTCGATGATTGAAATGACAAAAAAACAATCCTCAATGGCAGCATTAGGGAGCAAAACTACCTATGCTATACGCCAACTACACAAGAGTGCTGGAAACAAAACCTGGTACGGTTGCGTTTATACACCCGGTCAAAGCCCTAAGCATATTTCGCTACACACGGAATCCAAACAGCTTGCCGAAAAATGGCTGACCAAGATGCAGTTCGTCGAAATGATGCCGCCGTCGTGGCAGCGTGAGTTTAACGATTACCCGATGGAAAAGGCTTACGAGGAGTATTTGCAGTATGTCGAATCGGTGCATCCTGGGGTTACCTACAAGACCTACAAGTCCCGTATTCATCCTTGTGTCGAATTTATGCAGGCTCAAGGGTGCATCAATCTTAGACAGATTACCAAGGGGGTAATCCTCAAGCTGATAGCCTCTTTTCCAGAACACAGACGCATGACCATACATGAGCGATTTCGGAGCTTTCGCTTGTGGCTCAGATGGTGCGCCAAGCATTATGATATGAATGAATTTGATCCATGCGATGGTGTGAGTATCAAGGTGCCTTATGATAAGGAAAACGAGGAGTCGTGGTGCGAGGATGAAATTAAGCGCATATTGGACGCAGCTCCAGATCCACTGTATAGATTTTTCCTTGGCTTGATGGCCTATGCTGGGTTACGATTGAAAGAAGCTCTTTTCTTGCGTACCGAGGATATTCACCGCGATACGCGTGAAATCGCTCTTGTGGGCAAAGGGAATAAATTCGCCGTTGTGCCTATCAGTGACAAACTGTGGGTCCTCTATGAGGCGGTAATGACTGAAATTAAGCCAGATGGTCGCTTCTTTCCTCCGGGACGGTTTGAACAAAATACGCCGGAACTTGGGGTTATGTTCAAGTTTGTCCTTACTAGGGCTGGGCTGCCTATCCCCAAGAAATCGTTGCATCATCGCCTAAGGCATAGCTACTGCACCAACCTTATTCGTGCCGGGGTCGATTTGAAAACAGTGACCCGTTTGATGCGTCATAGCGATGTGAGAATCAGCCTGAATGTCTATACCCACATTAGCGATGAAAGCATGCGTGACGGCGTTAATCGTATATAAAGAAGGGAGGCGCTATTTTGTGCCTCCTTTTATCCTGTAATGGAATCGATTTCCTGAAAGCTGATGACATTCGCTTGTCCGGCAACTATCCTATTGGGCTCGATCCCAGTAATGGGCGCTGGTTGCTGACTTTTGCGATATAGCTCATCCCAGAACGCGTTGACCTCTTCGTAGTCGTTGTAGTCAGTATAACTTTTGTGGGTTACCCTGGAACAAATGCTATGGCCAAGTTGCAGGTCACCCAGACCATGCTTGAACTTTTCGATTAAGTTACAGCCACTTCGACGGAGGCAATTCGATGTTGTATCCTTACCCTCGACTCCTGTCATATCCTTTAGAAGTTTCTTATAGACACTAAGATCGCGGTTTTTGTCGTATCCCTTGAACAGCTTGTCACCGGGAAGATTGCCTGTTGTGCGACTTAATTGGACTTTTCTGAGAAAATCCTGCATGACCTTGGGGAACTGGGCTTTTCTACATGTCCCGCCCTTGGCTATGGTGACATCTAGGTTGTTGTTCGCGTAATCCAAATCGCCCCAATGAAGGGTGACGAACTCGTTGTAGCGCAATCCGCAAATTAAGGGGAAAAAGAACATTGCCTTGATACGTTCGTCAGGGTAATCGTAACGAAGGATGGCCTGTATCTGGTCTGGACGGAGGAAAACCTTTGGATGACTTCGTTTGAAGCCGAAGCGGCCCCGCCATCCCTTGATAGCTTTATAGAACTTTGTATTCATAAGGGAATTGTCCTGTTTGCCGTCGTACCACCTTAAGAAGGTCAATGTACTAGTCATGATGGACCTTGAAGTGTCTCCAATGGCGACATTTTCGTAAAGTTCATCGATGTAGGCGTTGATGATTTCTCGCTTGAACATTTCGTTAATGTCTGTTATGCGCCTTTTGCGACAAAATCCCAGAAAATGCTTGCTGAGACGTGATTTTATGGTGCAGATGGTGTGCTCAGTTGATTCTGCCAGAGAGGTTAAGGCGTATTTTCCTTTTTTGCATGCGTTGGCGTGCTTTCTCAGGTGTTCTATGTATTTGTTAAGTTCTCCAGCTGGAGATTGGTCATCTGTGGCGGAATCTAATTCCAACGAATCGGCAATCCGCTGTGCAGATTTCTTGTCCCTTAATCCCAGGGAGATTTCTCCGCATTTCTCTCTTTTTTCGGTAAATGCGCGGAGTCTGTAATAGGCTCCATCTCTGACGGCGTAAATCTTGGTCGCTTGCTTTTGCTGCATTTGCATCCACCAGTTTTGAACCTGTTCTGTTGATGGGCATGCTTGTTTCATGTTTAGGTCCTTTTTAGACAATGGTTGAACAGTCCAAGTCGGGGACGACTTGATCTTGAAATCCGTTGGGTGTTAGGGTTATTTGGATGAGAAATACCGGGGGATTGATAAGGCCTTTTACATGAAAACCCGATATTCCTTAAATTTGGGTGAGATTACTCATGGTAGAGTCTGAGTATTGTGCGTGAATTGCCTTCTTCAATGTGGATGAATGCCTTTTCACTGGTCCAAGGATTTGATTTGGTATCCTTTACATCGGGGCCTTTGCCTACAAAGCATACGGTTACTTCGTAGGGAAGACCGCCCATGATTATATCGGTAATCCAGTTTTTTTTCTTTTGACCGTTGCCTTTATGTTCTGTATAGCCGAGCCTGAATCCGCGTGCTTGTGATTTCTGGTATACTGCTTTTTCGAAGGAGTTCAACTCACTGAAAGACTTGTACTGGTCTTCGTACATGACATCCTCCCAGCCTTTCATCATTGCTTGGTTTAGCCATTCATTTTTCGCGCGACGCTCAATGACTCTTATGAGTGCGTGAAATTCACAGCAGGGATATTCCTCAAGGTAGTATTTGTCAACTTGCTGCCATGATTGCTGATCCTTGAAGAAATCGAGCAAACAGATGTCAAGCTCGTCTTTGACATTTTCATCGCTGAAAGCGAATCTTGCCATTTCCCAATCGACATCAGCGCAATCGACGCTCGCGATAAGGTCGTCAATGGTGAGAATGTCTCCGTTGGAAGCCGTTATGGGTTTGATAGTGCTGCTACTGTTCTTCATAGCGTATCTCCTTGTTTTAGAGTTGAATTTTTTTGTTGGGTATAATCCTATCCGTCGCAAGTCGCTCCCGACTTGTTCTTGAAATCCGTTTGGTTTAGGGTGCTTTAGGGAAAATCCTAGACGGGAAGGGCCAATTACATATAAGACCCGTCAAGGAACATGGAAAATGGGAACTAATTATTGCGGTAAAGAAGCGCCTTCAGTTCCCTTTTATGTAAGAGCGCCTTGGATGACAGTGAGCATTTGTTGGGCTCTGCATCGTTTTCATCCCCGAAGAGTCTGATCCGCTTATATGTGGAGCAGTGGCAAGTAACCCAGACCTTCGCTGCCTGGATTGACAAGGGGATGATTTCGGGCCTGACAGCCCAGCAACTATCGTTGACATCGTCGGTGCAGTCGCCACCATGGCGATAAATGAAGAATTCGCCAGTTCTCTTGTAATAAAGGGTCTCGGTGAATGATTCCCTGGCTTCGTCAGCAAAGAGAATGTAGCAGCCAACGTATGTCGCCGTATCGGTGTCATACTTTAACCCGTTAATGCGAGTTTTCATGTGTATTTTCCTTTATATTGGAGGTTTAGCCAAGTTTGGGAATGCCCGTCAGTGTGCATTCTCCGTACTTGGCGGTTGTTATAGGAAGGTTTGTTAAGTGGATGCGGAAGCCTTGCTTGCTTCATATTCGGGCGTGAAGTCATGCTCAAACCTACAGCTGTGTACGCAGCCCCAGAGTCCTCCCTTGTCTGATGTGCAACGGTAGCAACCGCAGATGTTGGCGATTTCGAACAGTGAGTAAGAACCGGGGCGATACTTGGCCATGTGAGCAAGGGTTTCCTTGGCGGTGTCAATGTTGGTCAGGCTGAAGAAGCTCTCTGCGACCTTGGTCTTGTAGGCTTCAAAAGTAGCCTTGGCTTTGTTCGCATTTTTGGCTTCATTGCCGTAAATCATGAAACATTCAAGAGAACAGCGGTCTTCGAAGGTAATCCCGTCTTGGTCGCTGGGATACTGTATCCCGGCGAAAATGGTGTTTTCGCCATGTTCTTGGGCGTATACCATGAAATCGACCAATTTATGGGCTACTTCGTCGCGTTCCTTTTCGCTCTGAAACTCGTTGACACGGATTCCGTTCGGGGTAGGCATGTCGAAGAGCTCTGAACAGTTTTCTAAATCGGAAATAAATTGCATTTCGCTGGTGGAATCCGACTTTTTAAGAACGTAGACCTGATTATTTGTGTGTTCAAGAGCCGTGTTCACATTTTCAAAGATCTTCATGATCTCTTCGTCGGTGTATTTTTCACCATTCTTAGGCATATCCTTGATGAATCCGTATTTCTTGAGCCCGGCCTGGATATTCTTGTCCTCTTGAATGCAGTCGAGCGGGTGAAGGTTTGACATAGAGAGAACCCCGTTGTTTTCGGTTTCATAGCCCAAATAGAGGTTTTTGTCCTCAGACATTGAAACCCAGCGAACGGTTGCCAAATGGACGCCTTTGCCTGCGTTATGATAACCGTAGAAGGCGATGCGGTCCTTTTTCATGCTGGCAATCAGTTTTTTGTTTTCGGAGTTCAAGTATTCGTCGAAGAATCCTTCCTGGGGACCGGAAAGGAATGCAAATTGACTAGAAATTTCTTTTCCAACCAAATAATCTTCGATGAATCGGTTCGTTAGGCTGAACAGATTGTAGGATCCGTAACGGAGCTCTCCGTTGCCGGATAAATCCCAATTTAGGATTTTCTGAGTGTAATCCCGATCCTGAAAACGATTGATCACTGCTTGAATTCGATCAAGGTATTCATCCGTCGTAATGGAATCGTCATTGGGGCAATCTGTGACAATGTCATCCATGTATTCCTTGTCCTTAACAAGGAACTGAATGTAGCCGGAGATTACTGTACCGAGCGCGTTGACCTTATCCGGGTCCATGTTCGGTACGATGCCGAAAACATCGTCATGCGACTTGATGCCGAGCTTGATGAGTGCGCTGCGAATTTCTTCGCGAGAGAGGGAATCTTTAGGATTCTTGTTATTGGTCATAATATGACTCCTTGTGTTTTATGTCGGGGCGGAATGCCTCGACATTCCAAAACTAGAATCGTGAAACTTGTTTGGGTATGGATGCGGAAATCTTCATGAAACCTTTTTAGGAGCCCTAAAAAAGGGGCTTTTTTTAGGAGCCCTAAAAAGAACAACGAAACAGCCTGCCTTATATAAAGGCAGGCTGTTTTGCGATCATCAAATCAGGTCTATTTTTTCTTTTTATTGTTTGGCGATAAGTCCGCTTTATTGCGTTTTTTTCTTATTTTTTCCATTCGGATGTTTGATTCTTGGTTTAAAAGCCGATCTTGAAGCTCGGTGAACATTTTTGTCGGACCATACTTGTATTTCAATTTTTGAAGTTCTTTTTGTTCTGCTCTTGAAAGTGTTTCTTTACTTTGCAATTCAAGGATTCGGTTGATTTGAGCTTCTTTTCCTTTATCCTTCTTTTCAGCATCGGCTTTAAGTGCCTGGTAATATTCTTTGCGTTTTAGTGCGCGAACCTTATACTTTTCCTCTTTAAAGTCATTTCGAATTTCGTCTTTAATGAGGTCTAAGAGCTCTTTGCTGATGTTGCTTCTGTTGGTGGCGTTTCTCTTGAAGGTTCGCTCGGTTGAGGCGGTTCTTTGTCTTTTGCTGGTGTATATTCCGCAGTAAACATTCTTTCGGCTTGCGGGTGGTTCTACGAGCGCTTTTATATGGGAAGATAGGAATTTCAGCATTTTTGTGGTGTCATAGATGTTTTCTCGAACTTCGGTACACAGAGGATTTTGGGTGTAGAAACCGATTACATCTTTCTCTTTATTGCTTATTTCCGTAATTTCATCCATTAATGCACTCAATCCGTTACAACAATTCCGGAGCATGATGCGAATGACATATTTATATCGGTGCAACATGAATCTGGATTCTACCCTTAATAGGAGGCTGCTTTTTGTCAATTTAATTTTTTTGATGCATGTGGGTTGGAGTATATAAACTCCATGTCAGCGAAAAAGCTCGAATTGACATGAATCAAACTAACGATATTTGTGAATCTGTTGCAATTCGCCCATCTGTGGTGCAAAAACGCGTGTCAGAAGCCCTTGAACGGGGAAGCAGCGTAATCCTGCTGGACGGCCTCGATAAGGCCCTTGTGGGTACCTTTTTGAATGAAAACGGCCATGCTGTCGCGGTATATGCCGAAGAGCTGTGTCTTGCGCTTATTGTTGAACGCTTGAAAGGGGAACATCCTGATAGATCCATTGAGGAATTGAATGAGGATGCGGCTGATTATTTGAGCGATTTAGGATACGCGGCCCCATATATGCGCGGAGCCGCGCCCGTAATTATCGAGGGCTTCGAAGTCGATTCGAGCGTATGGCGGTGTTTCTTGGAAGGTAAGGTTGACTAGATTGAGTCTTCTTTTAGCGTATTGCCGCGCAGCGGCATTGAGCTAAATTGGTTTCTCATCCGGCGTCAAATGGTGTTTTTCATTTAAGCGACTGGATAGTAATTCTTATTCAATCTAAGCAAGATTTAGTCAATTATATGAATGACTGTAATCAAGAGTGATGATGGTTCCGCGAAGCGGAAGATCTATCAAGTGTGATAAGCGATTATGGAGTAGGACTAAGCCTATTAGGGTAGATTTATTTCAAT includes the following:
- a CDS encoding site-specific integrase; translated protein: MIEMTKKQSSMAALGSKTTYAIRQLHKSAGNKTWYGCVYTPGQSPKHISLHTESKQLAEKWLTKMQFVEMMPPSWQREFNDYPMEKAYEEYLQYVESVHPGVTYKTYKSRIHPCVEFMQAQGCINLRQITKGVILKLIASFPEHRRMTIHERFRSFRLWLRWCAKHYDMNEFDPCDGVSIKVPYDKENEESWCEDEIKRILDAAPDPLYRFFLGLMAYAGLRLKEALFLRTEDIHRDTREIALVGKGNKFAVVPISDKLWVLYEAVMTEIKPDGRFFPPGRFEQNTPELGVMFKFVLTRAGLPIPKKSLHHRLRHSYCTNLIRAGVDLKTVTRLMRHSDVRISLNVYTHISDESMRDGVNRI
- a CDS encoding site-specific integrase yields the protein MKQACPSTEQVQNWWMQMQQKQATKIYAVRDGAYYRLRAFTEKREKCGEISLGLRDKKSAQRIADSLELDSATDDQSPAGELNKYIEHLRKHANACKKGKYALTSLAESTEHTICTIKSRLSKHFLGFCRKRRITDINEMFKREIINAYIDELYENVAIGDTSRSIMTSTLTFLRWYDGKQDNSLMNTKFYKAIKGWRGRFGFKRSHPKVFLRPDQIQAILRYDYPDERIKAMFFFPLICGLRYNEFVTLHWGDLDYANNNLDVTIAKGGTCRKAQFPKVMQDFLRKVQLSRTTGNLPGDKLFKGYDKNRDLSVYKKLLKDMTGVEGKDTTSNCLRRSGCNLIEKFKHGLGDLQLGHSICSRVTHKSYTDYNDYEEVNAFWDELYRKSQQPAPITGIEPNRIVAGQANVISFQEIDSITG